Proteins encoded by one window of Lepeophtheirus salmonis chromosome 3, UVic_Lsal_1.4, whole genome shotgun sequence:
- the RN-tre gene encoding uncharacterized protein RN-tre has translation MDEEEELVARLRAAEERRLIVNKYERGRGEGAVIDAWEDPEYEIFHIADRYGFLHDNRLPDASHRTEREKKQNRIEASRCQKWSEMFNKKEKYFIEGARDREKMINRVYKGVPASVRGMFWAILLNVDPLKEKHKGLYADILQRALKHSPDIRQIDLDVNRTYRNNTMFSERYSTRQKALFHILAAYSVYNTKVGYCQGMSQIVALLLMYLPEEEDVFWALSSLMVDPKYLMHGFFIQGFPKLLRFQNHHEKVLKKFLPNLKKHLDKNGIDTGIYTLKWFFQCFLDRIPFSLALRVWDLYILEGDRVLIAMAYNILRMHRHYLMKLGMDEIMEYLQIKLEKNFRFEDSIVIDKLRKTMYDLRDFRLDSPNIHGIPPSELPPENINEEAAKFNNSVEREAGLRSRFLSDKEKEFSQHTLQRQIETENRIKQEPSLDEGSCDHSLDDTSSLLDESKSEMGIDSSFDTVDDPPTRSSMGGRVISPSSTKSGLNKYEDSKPSYSSIVLPPSPLPPSEAQTKLDESLRLMLHTASLNNGLDKVETFSKPKKRNGSSIALRSSKISSSVGVGGGGNNNASKRVSSISFPGTDQLRNPTGHNNNKREGSSPLPKVLSSEGDVVRIHVPYDHNSHINSNSSCSTSPHSNYVSSPPPPSSSSLTSTRYEGNKVLIPVNSENLSLSSTFSSSRIREVSSSSASSTIALTKVTKTFVVSSSTASSKTIKPTSSSSCSNKKRNNLGNR, from the exons ATGGATGAGGAGGAGGAATTGGTGGCTCGACTCCGAGCAGCGGAGGAACGTCGCCTcattgtgaataaatatgagCGAGGACGCGGTGAAGGGGCCGTGATTGATGCCTGGGAAGACCCTGAGTACGAAATTTTTCACATTGCGGATCGATACGGATTCTTACA TGATAATCGTCTGCCGGATGCGTCGCATCGAACGGAGCGCGAGAAGAAACAGAATCGTATTGAGGCATCGCGATGTCAGAAGTGGAGTgaaatgttcaataaaaaagagaaatactTCATAGAAGGTGCTCGAGATCGGGAAAAGATGATCAATCGTGTGTATAAAGGAGTGCCTGCATCTGTGAGAGGCATGTTCTGGGCCATACTCCTCAATGTCGACCCACTCAAAGAGAAACACAAGGGACTCTATGCT GATATACTCCAAAGAGCGTTGAAACACTCTCCGGATATCCGTCAAATCGATTTAGATGTCAATCGAACCTATCGCAATAATACGATGTTTAGTGAACGCTATAGCACTCGTCAAAAAGCCCTTTTCCATATTCTTGCAGCTTACTCCGTGTATAATACTAAAGTTGGTTATTGTCAGGGAATGTCGCAAATTGTGGCTCTACTCCTTATGTACCTGCCGGAAGAAGAGGATGTGTTCTGGGCCCTTAGTAGTCTTATGGTAGATCCTAAATATCTCATGCATG gtttttttatacaaggCTTTCCAAAGCTCTTACGATTTCAAAACCATCATGAAAAGGTACTCAAAAAGTTCTTAcccaatttaaaaaagcatttaGATAAAAACGGCATTGATACGGGGATATATACTTTGAAGTGGTTTTTCCAATGCTTTTTGGATAGGATACCTTTTAGTTTGGCACTGCGTGTCTGGgatctatatattttagaagGTGATAGAGTTCTGATAGCTATGGCTTATAACATTCTTAGAATGCACCGTCATTATCTAATGAAACTTGGAATGGACGAGATCATGGAGTACCTACAGATTAAACTCGAAAAGAACTTTCGCTTCGAAGATAGTATTGTAATAGACAAATTGCGGAAGACCATGTACGATTTACGTGACTTTAGGTTAGATTCACCTAATATACATGGAATCCCGCCGTCAGAACTCCCTCCGGAAAATATAAATGAGGAGGCTGCCAAGTTTAATAACTCTGTTGAAAGAGAAGCGGGGCTTCGTAGTCGATTTTTGTCGGATAAAGAAAAGGAGTTTAGCCAACACACGCTTCAACGTCAAATTGAAACAGAGAATCGAATCAAACAAGAACCGTCTTTGGATGAAG GTTCCTGTGATCATAGTCTTGATGATACATCGAGCTTGCTAGATGAAAGTAAGAGTGAAATGGGAATAGACAGTTCATTTGATACGGTGGATGATCCTCCTACCCGCTCTTCCATGGGAGGAAGGGTCATATCCCCTTCCTCAACTAAAAGTGGTCTTAATAAATACGAGGATTCAAAGCCTTCATATTCATCCATTGTGCTACCGCCATCTCCTCTGCCTCCCTCGGAGGCACAGACTAAGCTGGACGAATCACTACGTCTCATGCTTCATACTGCAAGCTTAAACAATGGACTTGATAAAGTAGAGACATTTTCTAAGCCCAAAAAGAGAAACGGTAGTAGCATTGCTCTCAGAAGCTCCAAAATCAGTAGTAGTGTTGGTGTTGGTGGTGGTGGTAACAATAACGCGTCCAAAAGAGTGTCGAGCATTTCTTTTCCTGGTACAGATCAACTTCGAAATCCTACCGgacacaacaacaacaaacgAGAGGGGAGTAGCCCTCTTCCTAAGGTTCTGAGTTCCGAAGGGGATGTTGTTCGGATACACGTCCCCTATGATCATAACAGTCATATAAATAGTAATAGTAGCTGCAGCACTAGTCCGCATTCCAATTATGTATCCTCTCCacctcctccttcttcttcttctttgacAAGTACAAGATACGAAGGGAATAAAGTATTAATTCCAGTCAACTCTGAAAATCTATCATTATCATCTACTTTTTCATCATCTCGCATCAGAGAAGTTTCATCCTCATCAGCATCATCAACAATTGCCCTAACTAAAGTTACAAAAACTTTTGTCGTCTCATCATCCACTGCTTCTTCAAAAACCATCAAGCCGACGTCTAGTAGTAGTTGTAGTAATAAGAAAAGGAACAATCTTGGTAATCGGTGA